Proteins from a single region of Verrucosispora sp. NA02020:
- a CDS encoding polysaccharide deacetylase family protein, translating to MPPSTQPRHAPYPAVTFRSGIGPPPARPVEVIDTGQVLCLTFDDGPHPVHTPRLLDVLAHHDVRAVFFLRGDQVVRYPEVVRRITAEGHVLGNHGMRHDDMSDWAAGRIASDLLETNAVIRQAVPYARVGYFRAPYGAWGQTPTVAAALGMRPMGWRLAVTDWEPPGTDELLRRLTDGAAPGAVVLLHDGGGDRSQTVDAVDRFVPLARTAGWTFALPGSTVSR from the coding sequence ATGCCACCGTCCACCCAGCCCCGCCACGCCCCCTACCCCGCCGTCACGTTCCGGTCGGGCATCGGGCCCCCACCGGCTCGACCGGTCGAGGTGATCGACACCGGGCAGGTCCTCTGCCTCACCTTCGACGACGGGCCGCATCCGGTGCACACCCCACGCCTGCTCGACGTGCTGGCCCACCACGACGTCCGGGCGGTCTTCTTCCTCCGGGGCGACCAGGTCGTGAGGTATCCCGAGGTGGTCCGCCGGATCACCGCCGAGGGCCACGTGCTCGGCAACCACGGGATGCGGCACGACGACATGAGTGACTGGGCCGCCGGTCGCATCGCGTCGGACCTGCTGGAGACCAACGCGGTGATCCGGCAGGCCGTCCCGTACGCCCGCGTCGGCTACTTCCGTGCCCCGTACGGCGCCTGGGGCCAGACCCCCACCGTCGCCGCCGCGCTCGGCATGCGGCCGATGGGCTGGCGGCTCGCCGTCACCGACTGGGAGCCGCCCGGCACCGACGAACTGCTGCGGCGACTCACCGACGGTGCCGCACCCGGCGCGGTGGTGCTCCTGCACGACGGGGGCGGAGACCGGAGCCAGACCGTCGACGCTGTCGACCGTTTCGTGCCGTTGGCGCGTACCGCAGGGTGGACCTTCGCCCTACCCGGCAGCACCGTGAGTCGCTGA
- a CDS encoding LacI family DNA-binding transcriptional regulator: MAASDNRTVTIAAIARLAGVSVPTVSRVINGRSDVAPQTRQRVEELLTRHGYRRRPPSMRASSGLVDLVFNDLDSPWAVEIIRGVEDVAHAAGVGTVVSAIHRRTSSAKQWLDNIRTRSTEGVIFVTSTLEAPQQAELRRLNIPVVIVDPAGVPAQDAPTIGATNWAGSLRATEYLIGLGHRRIGFVAGLPQLMCSRARMDGYRAALETAGIPVDDRLIQVGNFYHEAGFSGGVRLLGLADPPTAIFASSDQMALGVYEAVRQRGLRVPDDVSVVGFDDLPEVRWSSPPMTTVRQPLAEMGMLAARTVLRLAKGEKVESPRIELATELVVRDSAAAPRS; the protein is encoded by the coding sequence GTGGCTGCCAGTGACAACCGCACAGTGACCATCGCGGCGATCGCCCGTCTGGCCGGCGTGTCGGTGCCGACCGTGTCGCGGGTGATCAACGGGCGTTCGGACGTGGCTCCGCAGACGCGTCAGCGGGTGGAGGAGTTACTCACGCGGCACGGGTACCGGCGGCGTCCGCCGAGTATGCGGGCGAGTTCGGGGTTGGTGGACCTGGTCTTCAACGATCTGGACAGTCCGTGGGCGGTGGAGATCATTCGGGGTGTGGAGGATGTCGCGCACGCCGCCGGGGTGGGCACGGTGGTCTCCGCCATCCACCGCCGTACCTCCTCGGCCAAGCAGTGGCTGGACAACATCCGGACCCGCTCCACCGAAGGGGTCATCTTCGTCACCTCCACCCTGGAGGCGCCGCAGCAGGCCGAGTTGCGTCGCCTCAACATCCCGGTGGTGATCGTCGACCCGGCCGGTGTCCCCGCCCAGGACGCGCCGACGATCGGTGCCACGAACTGGGCCGGCAGTCTGCGGGCCACCGAGTATCTGATCGGGCTGGGACACCGCCGGATCGGGTTCGTCGCCGGCCTGCCGCAGTTGATGTGCAGCCGGGCCCGGATGGACGGCTACCGCGCGGCACTGGAGACGGCCGGTATCCCCGTCGACGACCGGTTGATCCAGGTCGGTAACTTCTATCACGAGGCCGGGTTCTCCGGCGGGGTGCGGTTGCTCGGGCTGGCCGATCCGCCGACCGCGATCTTCGCGTCCAGCGACCAGATGGCGTTGGGGGTGTACGAGGCGGTCCGGCAGCGGGGTCTGCGGGTGCCGGACGACGTGAGCGTGGTGGGTTTCGACGACCTTCCCGAGGTGCGCTGGTCATCGCCGCCGATGACGACGGTGCGTCAGCCGTTGGCCGAGATGGGGATGCTGGCGGCGCGTACGGTGCTGCGGTTGGCCAAGGGCGAGAAGGTGGAGAGCCCCCGGATCGAGCTGGCCACCGAATTGGTCGTCCGGGACAGCGCGGCGGCACCGAGGAGCTGA
- a CDS encoding LacI family DNA-binding transcriptional regulator, with translation MVARETPRVTISAIADLAGVSVPTVSRVINGRSDVAPQTRQRVEELLTRHGYRRRPPSMRASSGLVDLVFNDLDSPWAVEIIRGVEDVAHAAGVGTVVSAIHRQAASAEQWLTSLRGRGTEGVIFVTSMVEAPMRAELRRMDVPVVIVDADGLPPQDAPTVGATNWAGGLRATEYLIGLGHRRIGFIAGPPQLMCSRARMDGYRAALEAAGLGFDDALVCPGDFYHESGFVGGTRLLGLADPPTAIFASSDQMALGVYEAVRQRGLRVPDDVSVVGFDDLPEVRWSSPPMTTVRQPLAEMGMLAARTVLRLAKGERVESPRIELATELVVRDSAAARPTIG, from the coding sequence GTGGTTGCCAGAGAGACCCCCAGGGTCACGATTTCGGCGATCGCCGATCTGGCCGGCGTGTCGGTGCCGACCGTGTCGCGGGTGATCAACGGGCGTTCGGACGTGGCTCCGCAGACGCGTCAGCGGGTGGAGGAGTTACTCACGCGGCACGGGTACCGGCGGCGTCCGCCGAGTATGCGGGCGAGTTCGGGGTTGGTGGACCTGGTCTTCAACGATCTGGACAGTCCGTGGGCGGTGGAGATCATTCGGGGTGTGGAGGATGTCGCGCACGCCGCCGGGGTGGGCACGGTGGTCTCCGCCATCCACCGGCAGGCCGCCTCCGCCGAGCAGTGGTTGACCAGCCTGCGCGGGCGGGGCACCGAGGGCGTCATCTTCGTGACCTCGATGGTCGAAGCGCCGATGCGGGCCGAGTTGCGCCGGATGGACGTCCCGGTGGTGATCGTCGACGCCGACGGCCTGCCGCCGCAGGACGCGCCGACGGTCGGCGCCACGAACTGGGCCGGAGGGCTGCGGGCCACCGAGTATCTGATCGGGCTGGGACACCGGCGGATCGGGTTCATCGCCGGGCCGCCGCAGTTGATGTGCAGCCGGGCCCGGATGGACGGCTACCGGGCGGCGCTGGAGGCCGCCGGGTTGGGCTTCGACGACGCGTTGGTCTGCCCGGGCGACTTCTATCACGAGTCCGGTTTCGTGGGCGGCACCCGGCTGCTGGGGTTGGCCGATCCACCGACGGCGATCTTCGCGTCCAGCGACCAGATGGCGTTGGGGGTGTACGAGGCGGTCCGGCAGCGGGGTCTGCGGGTGCCGGACGACGTGAGCGTGGTGGGTTTCGACGACCTTCCCGAGGTGCGCTGGTCATCGCCGCCGATGACGACGGTGCGTCAGCCGTTGGCCGAGATGGGGATGCTGGCGGCGCGTACGGTGCTGCGGTTGGCCAAGGGGGAGAGGGTGGAGAGCCCCCGGATCGAGCTGGCGACCGAGTTGGTGGTCCGGGACAGCGCCGCCGCCCGACCGACGATCGGTTGA
- a CDS encoding extracellular solute-binding protein — MTAPVSRRSLLGLAGLGASAFLLGGCGGDDSDSPGTPQTVKWWHIQNTEPMLPVWADLARVYSGRHPNVTFEIEPLENEVFKTELAEITKKGTPPDLFQSWGGGLLQQQVEAGLVKDITAEVEPWIGQLLPAALQPYTIDGRIYGIPFDVGMTGFWYNRDHFSDAGITSPPTTWAGLLEAVGKLKARGITPIALAGKDKWPGHFYWAYLAMRVGGLEALRVAGETGNFDTPEFVAAGERLKELVDLKPFQRNWRSAEYGTADGQGAAMGNGEAAMELMGQWAPSIQASSSNSKLGIGNQLGFFTFPTVEGGKGAATDAFGGGNGFAVGRDAPPATVDFLRMLLRSENQRRAAETGAVLPTNLAAVGRIKDPNNQVVAAHLAVATGFQLYLDQAYPPAVGQQVNNSVAELMIGRKRPDQILKDITAVAKSQQ, encoded by the coding sequence ATGACAGCGCCCGTCTCCCGCAGGTCACTACTCGGCCTGGCCGGTCTCGGCGCCAGCGCCTTCCTGCTCGGAGGATGCGGAGGGGACGATTCCGACAGCCCCGGCACCCCGCAGACGGTCAAGTGGTGGCACATCCAGAACACCGAGCCGATGCTGCCGGTCTGGGCCGACCTGGCGCGGGTGTACTCGGGCCGGCACCCGAACGTGACGTTCGAGATCGAGCCGCTGGAGAACGAGGTCTTCAAGACCGAGCTGGCCGAGATCACCAAGAAGGGCACGCCACCGGACCTGTTCCAGTCGTGGGGCGGTGGCCTGTTGCAGCAGCAGGTGGAAGCGGGCCTGGTCAAGGACATCACCGCCGAGGTGGAGCCGTGGATCGGGCAGTTGCTGCCCGCCGCGTTGCAGCCGTACACGATCGACGGACGGATCTACGGCATCCCGTTCGACGTCGGCATGACCGGCTTCTGGTACAACCGGGACCACTTCTCCGACGCCGGCATCACCTCGCCGCCCACCACCTGGGCCGGGCTGCTGGAGGCGGTCGGCAAGCTCAAGGCGCGGGGCATCACCCCCATCGCGCTCGCCGGCAAGGACAAGTGGCCGGGGCACTTCTACTGGGCGTACCTCGCGATGCGCGTCGGTGGCCTGGAGGCCCTGCGCGTCGCGGGTGAGACCGGCAACTTCGACACCCCGGAGTTCGTCGCCGCGGGGGAGCGCCTGAAGGAGCTGGTCGATCTCAAGCCGTTCCAGCGGAACTGGCGCTCCGCGGAGTACGGCACGGCGGACGGGCAGGGCGCGGCGATGGGCAACGGCGAGGCCGCCATGGAGCTGATGGGCCAGTGGGCGCCCTCGATCCAGGCGTCGTCGTCGAACAGCAAGCTCGGCATCGGCAACCAGCTCGGCTTCTTCACCTTCCCGACGGTGGAGGGCGGTAAGGGTGCCGCCACCGACGCGTTCGGCGGCGGCAACGGCTTCGCGGTCGGCCGCGACGCTCCGCCCGCGACGGTGGACTTCCTGCGCATGCTGCTGCGGTCGGAGAACCAGCGCCGGGCCGCCGAGACCGGTGCCGTGCTCCCCACCAACCTGGCCGCCGTCGGCCGGATCAAGGACCCGAACAACCAGGTGGTGGCGGCGCACCTGGCGGTCGCGACCGGGTTCCAGCTCTACCTCGACCAGGCGTACCCGCCGGCGGTCGGTCAGCAGGTCAACAACAGCGTCGCCGAGCTGATGATCGGCCGTAAGCGGCCGGATCAGATCCTCAAGGACATCACCGCGGTGGCGAAGAGCCAGCAGTGA
- a CDS encoding DUF87 domain-containing protein — protein MMAAEQRRALAALRFNWAPTPDDVWKPTPFHVEGLHHDVVQTVLDSFAEAEQSPDSSPVGVAILGQRGTGKTHLLGTVRQEVQQRGGFFFLVELLEARAFWHSTAMSMLTGFARAMPDGTTQLRAFLRRLADRVDAPRTVRRAVTGETELSRSALDAFVDLIRKTDRQIGTECQDTARALVLYAAEQSAPQDIGFDFLCSSDEEEPGLRAGWGLRRTRRAPQEVVQDTSRLLAMVGPTVIAVDQIDLMVAQSVKATNHEVRGETDWQTSLLLEQVASGLMALRETTRRSLSVVSCLPQTWQNIKEQATDTVQDRFREAAWLKHIPSAEVGRELVEKRFSMLFDGLGFTPPYPSWPVHPSTFEEVEGFTPRELLRSIDAHVRACLAAGEVRELRHLLHAAADRPGVPSGSPAGGASATGRADEFGKIDLRYAELVAGADPEPAVRQKSEDARVPELLRAGLTAWIAEQGSAVEAFSLDPIPAGGKPALHARLRHSLDEESEDEEHWSFRAICAPHHIAALNRIRNAVTTAGLTEGIAKRRLFLLRSAAWSTGARTREVLEAFERAGGRTLDFPAADIRRLAALEQLIQTYGLETLRPWFADRRPVADIGCLREALGVRPADAPVTGPPAGAVPAGAVPAAVVPALDVAPGPASRPEAPPDRVVGRAPVPASPTSAPSTAAYAAVPQTPVAGPPPVAGVDPHQVVLGVVPGRPGPVRIGLESLRRHTVVFAGSGSGKTVLIRRLVEECALRGVSAIVLDPNNDLARLGDAWPAPPNGWGPGDPDLAAAYLSGTDVVIWTPGRQSGRPLTFQPLPRFADVLDDPDGFTAAVNAAVATLATHARVDGGTDKARLGRAVLREALISYARTGANDLHEFTEVLNELPDGVSQLDSAPKLAASMAQLLKAALINDPLFGGAGTPVDPGELLTPPPGRRARISVISFVGLPEDQQRQSFVNQLQLALFTWIKRHPAGDRPLGGLLVMDEAQTFAPSGAVTACTQSTLALTSQARKYGLGLVFATQSPKGLHNQIPGNAATQLFGLLTAPVQIEAAREVARAKGADVPDVGKMRTGQFYAAVEGARFVKMQGPMCLSHHPPSPLTTEEVVHRAAVADSGV, from the coding sequence ATGATGGCCGCCGAGCAGCGGCGGGCCCTGGCTGCGCTGAGGTTCAACTGGGCGCCGACACCGGACGACGTCTGGAAGCCGACCCCGTTCCACGTCGAGGGTCTGCACCACGACGTCGTGCAGACGGTGCTGGACAGCTTCGCCGAGGCGGAGCAGAGCCCCGACTCCAGCCCGGTGGGCGTCGCCATCCTCGGTCAGCGTGGCACCGGCAAGACCCACCTGCTCGGTACGGTGCGTCAGGAGGTGCAACAGCGCGGCGGCTTCTTCTTCCTGGTGGAGTTGCTGGAGGCCCGGGCGTTCTGGCACAGCACCGCGATGTCGATGCTGACGGGCTTCGCCAGGGCGATGCCGGACGGGACGACGCAACTGCGGGCGTTCCTGCGCCGGCTGGCGGACCGCGTCGACGCGCCGCGAACGGTCCGCCGGGCGGTCACCGGTGAGACCGAACTCAGCCGATCGGCGCTCGACGCCTTCGTCGACCTGATCCGCAAGACCGATCGCCAGATCGGGACCGAGTGTCAGGACACCGCGCGGGCGTTGGTCCTGTACGCCGCCGAGCAGTCGGCCCCGCAGGACATCGGCTTCGACTTCCTCTGCTCCAGCGACGAGGAGGAACCGGGTCTGCGCGCCGGCTGGGGGCTGCGACGCACGCGGCGAGCGCCTCAGGAGGTGGTCCAGGACACCAGCCGCCTACTGGCCATGGTCGGCCCCACGGTGATCGCGGTCGACCAGATCGACCTGATGGTCGCGCAGTCGGTGAAGGCGACCAACCACGAGGTGCGAGGCGAGACCGACTGGCAGACCTCGTTGTTGCTGGAACAGGTGGCCAGCGGACTGATGGCCCTGCGGGAGACCACCCGTCGCTCGTTGTCGGTGGTGTCCTGTCTGCCGCAGACCTGGCAGAACATCAAGGAGCAGGCCACCGACACGGTGCAGGACCGGTTCCGGGAGGCCGCCTGGCTCAAGCACATCCCCTCCGCCGAGGTCGGGCGGGAACTCGTCGAGAAGCGATTCTCGATGTTGTTCGACGGACTCGGCTTCACCCCGCCGTATCCGTCCTGGCCGGTCCACCCGTCCACCTTCGAGGAGGTGGAGGGCTTCACCCCGCGCGAGTTGCTACGGAGCATCGACGCGCACGTCCGGGCCTGCCTGGCCGCCGGTGAGGTGCGGGAACTCCGGCATCTGCTGCACGCGGCGGCGGACCGACCCGGCGTCCCGAGCGGATCACCGGCGGGTGGTGCGTCGGCGACGGGTCGCGCGGACGAGTTCGGCAAGATCGACCTGAGGTACGCGGAACTCGTCGCCGGGGCCGATCCCGAGCCCGCCGTCCGCCAGAAGTCCGAGGACGCGCGGGTCCCGGAACTCCTCAGGGCCGGGCTGACCGCGTGGATCGCCGAGCAGGGCTCCGCGGTGGAGGCGTTCAGCCTCGACCCGATCCCGGCCGGGGGCAAGCCGGCCCTGCACGCCCGGCTGCGACACAGCCTCGACGAGGAGAGCGAGGACGAGGAGCACTGGTCCTTCCGGGCGATCTGCGCCCCGCACCACATCGCCGCGCTCAACCGGATCCGCAACGCGGTGACCACGGCCGGGCTCACCGAGGGCATCGCCAAGCGTCGGCTCTTCCTGCTGCGGAGCGCGGCGTGGTCGACGGGGGCCCGTACCCGGGAGGTGCTGGAGGCGTTCGAGCGGGCGGGCGGGCGGACGCTCGACTTTCCCGCCGCGGACATCCGCCGCCTGGCCGCCCTGGAGCAGCTCATCCAGACGTACGGCCTGGAGACCCTACGGCCGTGGTTCGCCGACCGCCGACCGGTGGCGGACATCGGTTGCCTGCGAGAGGCACTCGGTGTCCGGCCGGCCGATGCGCCGGTCACCGGTCCGCCCGCCGGTGCCGTTCCTGCCGGCGCCGTGCCCGCCGCTGTCGTGCCCGCCCTCGACGTGGCGCCGGGACCGGCGTCCCGGCCGGAGGCACCGCCGGACCGGGTGGTCGGGCGGGCTCCTGTTCCTGCGTCCCCCACCAGCGCGCCGTCGACGGCGGCGTACGCGGCGGTGCCGCAGACACCTGTCGCCGGTCCACCGCCCGTCGCCGGAGTCGACCCGCACCAGGTGGTTCTCGGTGTCGTGCCCGGTCGGCCGGGCCCGGTGCGGATCGGCCTCGAATCGCTGCGCCGGCACACCGTCGTCTTCGCCGGCTCCGGCTCGGGCAAGACCGTGCTGATCCGCCGGCTCGTCGAGGAGTGTGCCCTGCGCGGCGTCTCCGCCATCGTCCTGGACCCGAACAACGACCTGGCCAGACTCGGCGACGCCTGGCCGGCACCGCCGAACGGGTGGGGTCCGGGGGACCCGGACCTGGCTGCGGCGTACCTCTCCGGGACGGACGTGGTGATCTGGACGCCGGGCCGGCAGTCCGGGCGGCCGTTGACGTTCCAACCGTTGCCCAGGTTCGCCGATGTGCTCGACGATCCGGACGGCTTCACGGCCGCGGTGAACGCCGCCGTCGCCACGTTGGCCACGCATGCCCGGGTGGACGGCGGAACGGACAAGGCGCGCCTCGGACGGGCGGTGCTTCGTGAGGCGCTGATCAGTTACGCCCGGACCGGCGCCAACGACCTGCACGAGTTCACCGAGGTGCTCAACGAGCTACCCGACGGGGTCAGCCAACTCGACAGCGCGCCCAAGTTGGCGGCGAGCATGGCGCAGTTGCTCAAGGCGGCGCTGATCAACGACCCCTTGTTCGGTGGGGCCGGAACCCCGGTCGACCCCGGTGAGCTGCTCACGCCTCCGCCGGGTCGACGGGCCCGGATCTCGGTGATCAGCTTCGTCGGGCTTCCCGAGGACCAGCAGCGGCAGAGCTTCGTCAACCAGCTCCAGTTGGCACTCTTCACCTGGATCAAGCGCCATCCGGCCGGTGACCGGCCCCTGGGCGGGCTGCTGGTGATGGACGAGGCGCAGACGTTCGCACCGTCCGGTGCCGTCACCGCCTGCACCCAGAGCACCCTGGCGTTGACCTCGCAGGCCCGCAAGTACGGCCTGGGCCTGGTCTTCGCCACGCAGTCGCCGAAGGGGCTGCACAACCAGATCCCGGGCAACGCGGCCACCCAACTCTTCGGACTGCTGACCGCTCCGGTCCAGATCGAGGCGGCACGCGAGGTGGCCAGGGCGAAGGGCGCCGACGTGCCGGATGTGGGGAAGATGCGGACGGGGCAGTTCTACGCCGCCGTCGAAGGTGCCCGGTTCGTCAAGATGCAGGGCCCGATGTGCCTGAGCCACCATCCGCCCAGCCCGTTGACGACGGAGGAGGTCGTGCACCGTGCGGCCGTTGCCGACTCCGGCGTCTAG
- a CDS encoding glycoside hydrolase family 43 protein, protein MSAETADVATTRSIRNPILAGFHPDPSILRVDDDYYLATSTFEWYPGVRVHHSTDLVHWRDTGGIVTDRRLLDLRGCDDAAGIWAPDLTHHDGLFHLVYSDVASFAGGYWDAQNLLTTAPSITGPWSEPVRLHSHGFDAALFHDDDGTTWVLALSAEWRPGRDRFGGIEIQQYDPVGRRMLGEPRIIFTGTEVGLTEGPHLYRRDGWYWLVTAEGGTSWEHQVTVARSRELFGPYEVDPAGPMLTSVGRPDLRLQKAGHGSLVQTPHGEWYMAHLVGRPYTPLGACVLGRETALQKVDWPSGGWPRVDGGIPADETPAPDLPTQPWPPEPAVDHFDAPELAVCWSTLRRPADDDWIDLRSRPSYLRVHGGQSPTGKQTPSLVARRVRTSHCSLETVVEFDPRDHRHLAGVTGYYNTRNWHHLYLTRADDGRVVLEVLSCDRGRRTAYPQLTVDTGGARQVGLRVTFDGPVLRFEYDLGAGWQQVPVELDATILSDEHATEMVGGEFTAWGFTGSLLGLWVQDIGGDGRYADFDHATYLDH, encoded by the coding sequence ATGTCGGCCGAGACCGCGGACGTGGCCACCACCCGGTCGATCCGGAACCCGATCCTCGCCGGATTCCATCCCGATCCGTCGATCCTGCGCGTCGACGACGACTACTACCTGGCGACCTCGACCTTCGAGTGGTATCCGGGCGTGCGCGTGCACCATTCCACGGACCTGGTGCACTGGCGTGACACGGGCGGGATCGTCACCGACCGCCGCCTGCTCGACCTGCGCGGCTGCGACGACGCCGCCGGTATCTGGGCACCCGACCTGACCCATCACGACGGGTTGTTCCACCTCGTCTACAGCGACGTGGCCAGCTTCGCGGGCGGCTACTGGGACGCACAGAACCTCCTCACCACCGCACCGAGCATCACCGGCCCCTGGTCGGAGCCGGTCCGGCTGCACTCGCACGGCTTCGACGCGGCCCTCTTCCACGACGACGACGGCACCACCTGGGTGCTCGCGCTCAGCGCCGAGTGGCGTCCGGGCCGCGACCGCTTCGGCGGCATCGAGATCCAGCAGTACGACCCGGTCGGCAGGCGCATGCTCGGTGAGCCGCGGATCATCTTCACCGGCACCGAGGTCGGCCTCACCGAGGGACCGCACCTGTACCGCCGTGACGGCTGGTACTGGCTGGTCACCGCCGAGGGCGGCACGAGCTGGGAACACCAGGTCACGGTGGCCCGCTCGCGCGAGCTGTTCGGGCCGTACGAGGTCGACCCGGCCGGACCGATGCTCACCTCCGTCGGCCGCCCCGACCTCAGGTTGCAGAAGGCCGGACACGGCAGCCTGGTCCAGACCCCGCACGGCGAGTGGTACATGGCACACCTCGTCGGCCGCCCGTACACCCCGCTCGGCGCGTGCGTGCTGGGGCGGGAGACCGCGCTGCAGAAGGTCGACTGGCCGTCCGGCGGGTGGCCCCGCGTCGACGGCGGCATCCCGGCCGACGAGACCCCCGCCCCGGACCTGCCGACACAGCCGTGGCCGCCGGAGCCGGCCGTCGACCACTTCGACGCGCCCGAACTGGCGGTGTGCTGGTCGACGCTGCGCCGACCGGCCGACGACGACTGGATCGACCTGCGCTCGCGCCCCTCGTACCTGCGCGTGCACGGTGGACAGTCGCCGACCGGCAAGCAGACCCCGAGCCTGGTCGCCCGCCGGGTCCGCACGTCGCACTGCTCGCTGGAGACGGTCGTCGAGTTCGACCCGCGTGATCACCGGCACCTGGCCGGCGTGACCGGGTACTACAACACCCGGAACTGGCACCACCTCTATCTGACCCGGGCCGACGACGGGCGCGTGGTGCTGGAGGTGCTCAGCTGCGACCGGGGACGACGTACCGCGTACCCGCAGCTCACCGTCGACACCGGCGGCGCCCGCCAGGTCGGCCTGCGGGTGACCTTCGACGGCCCGGTGTTGCGCTTCGAGTACGACCTGGGTGCCGGCTGGCAGCAGGTGCCGGTCGAGTTGGACGCCACCATCCTCTCCGACGAGCACGCCACCGAGATGGTCGGCGGAGAGTTCACCGCCTGGGGTTTCACCGGGTCACTGCTCGGACTCTGGGTGCAGGACATCGGTGGCGACGGACGGTACGCGGACTTCGACCACGCCACCTACCTCGACCACTGA
- a CDS encoding CU044_2847 family protein — MVRYQVDDQTVALIEVEPPAGFQPAGFGDVAGWVRESAAPAVAAAKELLEQVKSVAPDSVEVRFGIKATGTANWVVAKATGEANFEVTLAWHAHDNPDLGAGLRP, encoded by the coding sequence GTGGTCCGCTACCAGGTCGATGACCAGACCGTCGCACTGATCGAGGTCGAACCGCCGGCAGGTTTCCAGCCCGCCGGGTTCGGCGATGTCGCCGGTTGGGTGCGGGAATCGGCCGCCCCTGCGGTCGCCGCTGCGAAGGAACTGCTGGAACAGGTGAAATCCGTCGCGCCCGACTCGGTCGAAGTCCGGTTCGGGATCAAGGCGACCGGAACGGCGAACTGGGTGGTGGCGAAGGCGACCGGAGAGGCGAACTTCGAAGTCACCCTCGCCTGGCACGCGCACGACAATCCGGATCTCGGCGCCGGTCTGCGGCCCTGA